TGCCGAGATGCTGCAGAGTCAACCCGCGCCCTCATCTCCTTATAAAAAAGCAAAAGTCAGCTTTCAACCTTTAGGAGTTGTTTTTAGTATCATGCCTTGGAATTTTCCGCTGTGGCAGACGATTCGTTTCGCAGCTCCGGCATTGATGGCCGGGAATGTGATTCTATTAAAGCACGCTGATTTAACCGCTGGGACGGCGGCTTTGATCGGTCAGATATTTTCTGATCTTACGAAAAACTACAAACTTTTACGAAATATTCAGGTCAATCACGACGTGGCCGCGCAGGTTATTGCGGATAACCACATTCGTGGAGTCACCTTCACGGGAAGTTCTCAAGGGGGAAGATCTGTCGCCATCGAGGCTGCCAAAAACTTGAAAAAAGTTGTTCTGGAGTTGGGTGGCAGCGATGCTTATCTGGTTCTGGAGGACGCCGATGTCGAGATGGCCGCAAAAACTTGTGTCAAAGCTCGTCTGGTGAATTGCGGACAGAGCTGTGTGGCGGGAAAAAGATTTATCGTGCACGAAAAAGTTGCGAAGGATTTTATCCATCATTTTGTGAATGAAATGAAAGGGACCGAGATCGCGCCGTTGGCGAGTAAAAAGTTTCAAAAAACGATTATTGAACAGGTGGAAAAGTTGAAATCCTGGGGTGGTAAAGTCGTTCTAGGGGGCACAGCTCCGCAAGGTGAAGGCGCATATTATCCGGCGACCGTGGTGGTTTTTGAAAAGAATCATCCCAAACTGCACGCCGAAGAAGTGTTCGGTCCGGTAGCATCCATTCTGATTGCTAAAAACACTCAGGAAGCTTTGGATTTTGCGAACTCCTCGCCTTATGGTTTGGGTGGCGGTGTCTTTACTGGTGACGTAAAAAAAGGCGAAGAGCTTGTTGAAAAAGAGTTGCAGGCGGGATTTGTCGTGGTGAATGATTATGTGAAGTCAGATCCGCGGATTCCTTTTGGCGGAGTGAAGGAATCAGGTTACGGCCGAGAATTAGGTCACTTCGGAATTCTGGAGTTCGTCAATATCAAAACCGTGGCGGTGGCCGGGGAGTAAATGTGAAGTTAAAAAGAGCCAAGCAAGATTTAGATCATCACGTGTGGA
This portion of the Bdellovibrio sp. ArHS genome encodes:
- a CDS encoding NAD-dependent succinate-semialdehyde dehydrogenase, with the translated sequence MNAFSTVNPATGATLNTYQHTSWEEAKKAIEAASEDFKSWRQTSFEQRADVLRKLAQSLRQYKTELAQMMNQEMGKLLAEGKAEVEKCAMTCEYYAQEAAEMLQSQPAPSSPYKKAKVSFQPLGVVFSIMPWNFPLWQTIRFAAPALMAGNVILLKHADLTAGTAALIGQIFSDLTKNYKLLRNIQVNHDVAAQVIADNHIRGVTFTGSSQGGRSVAIEAAKNLKKVVLELGGSDAYLVLEDADVEMAAKTCVKARLVNCGQSCVAGKRFIVHEKVAKDFIHHFVNEMKGTEIAPLASKKFQKTIIEQVEKLKSWGGKVVLGGTAPQGEGAYYPATVVVFEKNHPKLHAEEVFGPVASILIAKNTQEALDFANSSPYGLGGGVFTGDVKKGEELVEKELQAGFVVVNDYVKSDPRIPFGGVKESGYGRELGHFGILEFVNIKTVAVAGE